The following are from one region of the Juglans regia cultivar Chandler chromosome 10, Walnut 2.0, whole genome shotgun sequence genome:
- the LOC108994034 gene encoding F-box protein SNE-like, protein MLTMRHQPRPSPRPHEAMQQMKAEDREKKPKFCINDHIDILIEILKHLDGPSLGVASSVCRLWCTIARSDSIWEHLCFRHVSSPPPSSLRTIVVALGGYKELYMVCVRPVLSRLLHSDLVRSSVWTRDEVQLSLSLFCVDYYERRLLGDTSPSSLMFLCKPVNV, encoded by the coding sequence ATGTTAACGATGCGGCACCAACCTCGACCATCACCACGGCCACACGAAGCCATGCAGCAGATGAAAGCAgaagatagagagaaaaaaCCCAAGTTCTGCATCAACGACCATATAGACATCCTAATAGAGATCCTCAAGCACCTGGATGGGCCGTCCCTTGGCGTCGCTTCCAGCGTCTGCCGCCTCTGGTGCACCATTGCCCGCAGTGACTCTATCTGGGAGCACCTCTGCTTCCGCCACGTCTCCTCCCCACCCCCATCATCCCTGCGAACCATCGTAGTCGCTCTCGGAGGTTACAAGGAGCTCTACATGGTGTGCGTCCGACCCGTCCTGAGTCGTCTCCTCCACTCGGACCTGGTCAGGAGCAGTGTCTGGACTCGTGACGAGGTGcaactctccctctctttgtttTGCGTCGATTACTACGAGAGAAGACTGCTCGGTGATACCTCCCCATCGTCGCTTATGTTCCTCTGCAAGCCCGTGAACGTCTGA
- the LOC108994043 gene encoding uncharacterized protein LOC108994043, whose protein sequence is MEANIEEALKAKDIAEKRFAEKDFAGAKNYALKAKTLYPGLEGISQMLTTFEVYVASEAKCNGELDYYSILGLKPFADKNAVKKQYKKMAVLLHPDKNKCVGADGAFRLVSDAWTLLSDISKRSSYDRKRNKQLAPGVNQTNLAPIHATGVPGFNNCSNSPNSHGRLDTFWTVCTSCKVQYEYLRKYVNKRLSCKNCRSVFIAVETGTAPANGSFPYSPWSHVPGNGYGSHGFDGVTYIPANPAFVTGNGVSGFHSAHGYEYVSNVSFQWSSFSGTSAGIVGPNGPSTISTDVYQANGNVNQARAKVKSGANRKHSLENAVATINSSGGCSEPPGSKAGRAEKKRKVVMDASFRNGYEDKGLKSASEARLADGNNASNGHDPKPNNPSELLTRRLSIPPAFDARKLLIEKARTEIKKKLKEIKLASQAATPVKQKAEAQTEVDRSGGIKYTPKKADLGTFGHQLEPKKPRPISLTVPDPDFHDFDKDRSEECFKPKQIWALYDEEDGMPRLYCLIREVISVEPFKIHITYLNSKTDSEFGLVNWLDCGFTKSCGNFRVWNSDVVDRVNIFSHVLSQEKAGRGGCVRIYPRSGDIWAIYRNWSADWSRSTPDEVRHQYEMVEILENYSEELGVCVTPLVKLAGFKTVYRRNTDKNAIRWIRRREMLRFSHQVPSCPLKEGRNNLPGKCWDLDPAATPDELLHAATGGNA, encoded by the coding sequence ATGGAAGCGAACATAGAGGAGGCTCTTAAGGCTAAAGACATAGCTGAGAAGCGATTTGCAGAGAAAGACTTTGCAGGTGCGAAGAATTATGCACTAAAGGCCAAAACATTGTATCCGGGATTGGAGGGTATATCTCAAATGCTGACCACATTTGAAGTTTATGTTGCTTCTGAAGCTAAATGCAACGGTGAGTTGGACTATTATTCAATTCTTGGGTTGAAGCCTTTCGCTGATAAAAATGCAGTGAAGAAACAGTACAAGAAGATGGCAGTGTTGCTCCACCCTGATAAGAACAAATGTGTGGGAGCTGACGGGGCATTCAGACTTGTTTCTGATGCATGGACGTTACTGTCTGACATTTCTAAGAGAAGCTCTTATGATCGCAAGAGAAACAAACAATTAGCACCTGGGGTTAACCAGACAAACTTAGCTCCGATTCATGCTACAGGGGTTCCAGGTTTCAACAATTGTTCCAATTCGCCGAACTCTCATGGAAGACTTGACACTTTCTGGACCGTTTGTACCTCTTGTAAAGTTCAGTACGAGTATCTTCGGAAGTATGTGAATAAAAGACTCTCTTGTAAGAACTGTCGCAGTGTTTTCATTGCTGTGGAAACTGGGACAGCCCCAGCAAATGGTTCCTTCCCGTATTCTCCTTGGTCACATGTGCCTGGTAATGGGTATGGAAGTCATGGGTTTGATGGGGTAACTTATATCCCAGCCAACCCTGCCTTTGTTACAGGGAATGGGGTCTCAGGATTTCATTCTGCACATGGATATGAGTACGTTTCAAATGTGTCATTCCAGTGGAGCTCTTTCTCTGGAACTTCTGCTGGAATTGTGGGTCCTAATGGACCATCTACCATATCCACTGATGTCTATCAGGCTAATGGAAATGTTAATCAAGCAAGAGCAAAGGTTAAATCAGGAGCGAATAGAAAACATTCCTTGGAAAATGCTGTTGCTACTATAAACTCATCCGGTGGCTGCAGCGAACCTCCAGGATCTAAAGCTGGTAGGgctgaaaagaaaaggaaggtgGTTATGGACGCCAGTTTTAGAAATGGGTATGAAGATAAGGGTTTAAAATCTGCATCAGAAGCAAGATTGGCTGATGGAAATAATGCAAGTAATGGACATGATCCCAAGCCTAACAATCCGAGTGAACTTCTTACTAGGCGATTGTCTATTCCACCTGCATTTGATGCTAGAAAATTGTTGATTGAAAAGGCACGTACAGAAATTAAGAAGAAACTGAAAGAGATAAAGTTGGCATCCCAGGCAGCTACCCCAGTTAAGCAGAAGGCAGAAGCACAGACAGAAGTTGACAGATCTGGAGGGATCAAATATACACCCAAAAAAGCTGATTTGGGCACTTTTGGTCATCAATTAGAGCCAAAGAAACCCCGACCAATCTCACTTACAGTCCCTGACCCTGACTTCCATGATTTTGACAAAGATAGATCAGAAGAATGCTTCAAGCCTAAACAAATATGGGCTTTatatgatgaagaagatggtATGCCTCGCTTGTACTGTCTGATCCGGGAGGTCATCTCAGTTGAACCATTCAAGATTCATATCACTTATTTGAACTCTAAAACGGATAGTGAGTTTGGCTTAGTGAACTGGTTGGATTGTGGGTTTACCAAATCTTGTGGAAATTTCAGAGTTTGGAACTCAGATGTTGTAGACCgtgtaaatattttctctcatgtTCTTAGCCAGGAAAAAGCTGGTAGGGGAGGATGTGTTCGGATATACCCAAGAAGTGGAGATATTTGGGCTATTTATCGGAATTGGTCAGCAGACTGGAGTAGATCAACCCCAGATGAAGTGAGGCACCAATATGAAATGGTGGAGATTCTTGAGAATTACTCTGAAGAGCTTGGTGTTTGTGTAACTCCCCTTGTGAAGTTGGCTGGATTCAAGACAGTATACCGAAGAAATACAGACAAAAATGCCATTCGATGGATCCGAAGAAGAGAGATGTTACGCTTTTCGCACCAGGTGCCATCTTGTCCACTCAAGGAAGGTAGGAATAATTTGCCAGGGAAGTGTTGGGATCTGGACCCGGCTGCAACTCCAGACGAGCTGCTTCATGCTGCCACAGGAGGAAACGCATAA
- the LOC108994045 gene encoding transmembrane protein 256 homolog, with protein sequence MRLRHEPQRERKTLREAKQINRVEKKKNNLMNPQLWHKVAALSGVAALGLGTYGAHVFKPANPTYKEVWHTASLYHLVHTAALVSAPITKNPNIFGGLLTTGIIAFSGTCYVVAFLEDRKYSTLAPFGGFAFIAAWASLLF encoded by the exons ATGAGGCTGCGGCATGAACCCCAACGAGAGAGGAAAACCCTAAGAGAGGCAAAGCAAATTAATCgagtggagaagaagaagaataatctAATGAATCCTCAACTCTGGCACAAAGTTGCTGCCCTCTCCG GAGTGGCAGCTCTTGGTTTGGGCACATATGGTGCTCATGTCTTCAAGCCCGCCAACCCAACTTACAAAGAG GTTTGGCATACAGCTTCTCTATACCACTTGGTTCACACTGCTGCTTTGGTTTCTGCCCCTATTACCAAAAACCCCAACATC TTTGGAGGGCTTTTGACAACCGGAATTATTGCATTCTCTGGGAC GTGTTACGTCGTTGCGTTCCTTGAGGACAGAAAGTATTCTACCTTAGCTCCATTTGGAGGCTTTGCATTTATTGCTGCTTGGGCCAGCCTGCTTTTCTAA
- the LOC108994044 gene encoding alpha-1,6-mannosyl-glycoprotein 2-beta-N-acetylglucosaminyltransferase isoform X2, which yields MLQFQFGGCNRGPSDEIDEDSYSYSHSRGKIDLPKQNKLSIQLEKRNQLPPRNVDLYPSLAKDHITIVLYVHNRPQYLRVAVESLSQVVGISETLLIVSHDGNFEEMNKIVEKIKFCQVKQIFAPYSPHIFHKSFPGVSTNDCKDKDDAAKKHCKGSPDQYGNHRSPKIVSLKHHWWWMMNTVWDGLKETQGHSGHVLFIEEDHFIFPNAYRNLQILTELKPHKCPDCYAANLAPLDVNSRGEGWDILVAEKMGNVGYSFNRTVWRKIHKKAREFCFFDDYNWDITMWATVYPSFGGSVYTLRGPRTSAVHFGKCGLHQGQGENNACIDNGVVKLDVQEIDKVANIKSEWEVHVHKLQSGYKAGFKGWGGWGDERDRQLCLNFARMYHAIDTASTF from the exons atgcttcagtttcagtttggGGGCTGTAATAGAG GACCTTCGGATGAAATAGATGAAGATAGTTATAGTTATTCACATTCTAGAGGAAAAATTGATCTCCCTAAACAAAATAAGCTGTCGATTCAATTGGAGAAGCGAAACCAGTTGCCACCAAGAAATGTAGATCTATATCCGAGTCTAGCCAAGGATCATATAACTATTGTACTCTATGTACATAACCGTCCCCAATATCTCCGTGTGGCTGTGGAGAGCCTGTCCCAAGTGGTGGGTATAAGTGAAACTCTACTGATAGTTAGCCATGATGGGAACTTTGAAGAGATGAACAAGATCGTCGAGAAGATCAAATTTTGTCAGGTGAAACAGATATTTGCTCCTTACTCTCCCCATATCTTTCATAAAAGCTTTCCGGGAGTCTCAACGAATGACTGTAAGGATAAAGATGATGCAGCAAAGAAGCATTGTAAAGGGAGCCCTGATCAGTATGGAAACCATCGATCACCAAAGATTGTGTCGTTAAAGCATCACTGGTGGTGGATGATGAACACAGTGTGGGATGGATTGAAGGAAACCCAAGGACACTCAGGTCATGTTCTTTTTATAGAGGAGGACCACTTCATATTTCCCAATGCATATCGCAATTTACAGATACTTACAGAGTTGAAGCCTCATAAATGCCCTGATTGTTATGCTGCAAATTTAGCACCTTTGGATGTGAATTCAAGGGGAGAGGGGTGGGATATTTTGGTTGCAGAGAAAATGGGGAATGTGGGTTATTCCTTTAATCGTACTGTTTGGAGGAAAATCCATAAGAAGGCTagagaattttgtttctttgatgACTACAATTGGGATATAACAATGTGGGCAACTGTTTACCCATCATTTGGCGGCTCTGTTTACACATTACGAGGGCCTAGGACCAGTGCAGTTCACTTTGGGAAGTGCGGTCTCCATCAGGGCCAGGGAGAGAATAATGCTTGCATTGACAATGGTGTGGTAAAACTTGATGTGCAAGAGATTGATAAAGTTGCTAATATCAAATCTGAATGGGAAGTGCATGTTCATAAGCTTCAGTCTGGATATAAAGCTGGCTTCAAGGGTTGGGGAGGTTGGGGAGATGAGAGGGACCGCCAGTTGTGCTTAAATTTTGCTCGCATGTATCATGCCATAGACACTGCCTCTACTTTCTGA
- the LOC108994044 gene encoding alpha-1,6-mannosyl-glycoprotein 2-beta-N-acetylglucosaminyltransferase isoform X1 produces MATNKKPHLKIAAFRRFLSIVVITLLGVLLLIFLLGTNSTSIFNSGPSDEIDEDSYSYSHSRGKIDLPKQNKLSIQLEKRNQLPPRNVDLYPSLAKDHITIVLYVHNRPQYLRVAVESLSQVVGISETLLIVSHDGNFEEMNKIVEKIKFCQVKQIFAPYSPHIFHKSFPGVSTNDCKDKDDAAKKHCKGSPDQYGNHRSPKIVSLKHHWWWMMNTVWDGLKETQGHSGHVLFIEEDHFIFPNAYRNLQILTELKPHKCPDCYAANLAPLDVNSRGEGWDILVAEKMGNVGYSFNRTVWRKIHKKAREFCFFDDYNWDITMWATVYPSFGGSVYTLRGPRTSAVHFGKCGLHQGQGENNACIDNGVVKLDVQEIDKVANIKSEWEVHVHKLQSGYKAGFKGWGGWGDERDRQLCLNFARMYHAIDTASTF; encoded by the coding sequence ATGGCTACTAACAAGAAACCCCATCTCAAGATTGCGGCCTTCCGCCGTTTCTTATCTATAGTTGTTATCACATTGTTAGGGGTTTTGTTACTGATATTTCTTCTTGGTACAAATTCAACTTCAATTTTTAATTCAGGACCTTCGGATGAAATAGATGAAGATAGTTATAGTTATTCACATTCTAGAGGAAAAATTGATCTCCCTAAACAAAATAAGCTGTCGATTCAATTGGAGAAGCGAAACCAGTTGCCACCAAGAAATGTAGATCTATATCCGAGTCTAGCCAAGGATCATATAACTATTGTACTCTATGTACATAACCGTCCCCAATATCTCCGTGTGGCTGTGGAGAGCCTGTCCCAAGTGGTGGGTATAAGTGAAACTCTACTGATAGTTAGCCATGATGGGAACTTTGAAGAGATGAACAAGATCGTCGAGAAGATCAAATTTTGTCAGGTGAAACAGATATTTGCTCCTTACTCTCCCCATATCTTTCATAAAAGCTTTCCGGGAGTCTCAACGAATGACTGTAAGGATAAAGATGATGCAGCAAAGAAGCATTGTAAAGGGAGCCCTGATCAGTATGGAAACCATCGATCACCAAAGATTGTGTCGTTAAAGCATCACTGGTGGTGGATGATGAACACAGTGTGGGATGGATTGAAGGAAACCCAAGGACACTCAGGTCATGTTCTTTTTATAGAGGAGGACCACTTCATATTTCCCAATGCATATCGCAATTTACAGATACTTACAGAGTTGAAGCCTCATAAATGCCCTGATTGTTATGCTGCAAATTTAGCACCTTTGGATGTGAATTCAAGGGGAGAGGGGTGGGATATTTTGGTTGCAGAGAAAATGGGGAATGTGGGTTATTCCTTTAATCGTACTGTTTGGAGGAAAATCCATAAGAAGGCTagagaattttgtttctttgatgACTACAATTGGGATATAACAATGTGGGCAACTGTTTACCCATCATTTGGCGGCTCTGTTTACACATTACGAGGGCCTAGGACCAGTGCAGTTCACTTTGGGAAGTGCGGTCTCCATCAGGGCCAGGGAGAGAATAATGCTTGCATTGACAATGGTGTGGTAAAACTTGATGTGCAAGAGATTGATAAAGTTGCTAATATCAAATCTGAATGGGAAGTGCATGTTCATAAGCTTCAGTCTGGATATAAAGCTGGCTTCAAGGGTTGGGGAGGTTGGGGAGATGAGAGGGACCGCCAGTTGTGCTTAAATTTTGCTCGCATGTATCATGCCATAGACACTGCCTCTACTTTCTGA